In a genomic window of Carboxydothermus pertinax:
- the rpmG gene encoding 50S ribosomal protein L33 yields MRVTVTLECTQCKHRNYTTSKNKKNDPGRLELKKYCPTCNAHTVHKETK; encoded by the coding sequence GTGAGAGTTACAGTAACATTAGAGTGTACCCAATGTAAGCACCGTAATTATACTACCAGTAAAAATAAGAAAAATGACCCAGGTAGACTTGAATTAAAAAAATACTGCCCTACCTGCAATGCTCATACGGTGCATAAAGAAACAAAATAA